One window of uncultured Desulfovibrio sp. genomic DNA carries:
- a CDS encoding diguanylate cyclase, which yields MIDLLSNFDAFTMAVLVAALYFSLSSVLVYTYLYRRTYPGFGSMTLGLVSWSVGLFLNYFRPFDFLLSLYSGGVLMLLSGVFLFRGLLLYGGVRPKRRMAVNYGVFAVVSAVIAYYMFVDFNTCTRVAVFSLGMAFMFLRIGFEPYVVKGWKRHATQSLLSAMFAVLGAVFVLRAYNAFNSVQCLPSGPDDMAKAMLLMAMFIASILTFSIIAMTFARMEAELRVANEELQDMSETDALTSLANRRKFDAAYESEWKRAVRGRLGMAIVILDVDDFKNYNDQYGHQEGDECLRKLAQVLQAHARRATDVAARYGGEEFALILPGMGATEALALAEDVVRAFAQMRIEHVTGRHDNVVTVSAGVAVLEPTGKKNRRELLRAADAALYAAKARGKNTVVHSAGAEGATGRA from the coding sequence ATGATTGATCTTTTGAGCAACTTTGATGCCTTCACCATGGCAGTTCTCGTGGCGGCTCTCTATTTTTCGCTGTCTTCCGTGCTTGTGTATACGTACCTGTACCGCCGAACCTATCCTGGGTTCGGGAGTATGACGCTCGGGCTGGTTTCCTGGTCTGTAGGGCTGTTTCTCAACTATTTCCGTCCCTTTGATTTTTTGCTTTCCCTCTATTCTGGCGGCGTGCTGATGCTGCTCTCCGGGGTTTTTCTGTTCCGTGGCCTGTTGCTGTATGGCGGTGTCAGGCCGAAGCGTCGCATGGCAGTAAACTACGGTGTTTTTGCGGTGGTTTCAGCCGTAATCGCCTATTATATGTTTGTTGATTTCAACACGTGCACAAGAGTTGCCGTCTTTTCACTTGGCATGGCTTTCATGTTTCTCCGCATCGGTTTTGAACCGTATGTGGTCAAGGGCTGGAAACGGCATGCGACGCAATCCCTGCTGTCGGCGATGTTTGCTGTTCTTGGGGCAGTGTTTGTGCTGCGCGCGTACAATGCCTTCAACTCTGTGCAGTGCCTTCCCTCCGGGCCGGATGACATGGCCAAGGCCATGTTGCTCATGGCAATGTTCATTGCCTCAATTTTGACTTTCAGCATCATCGCCATGACATTTGCCAGAATGGAGGCGGAACTGCGGGTCGCCAACGAAGAACTTCAGGATATGTCGGAGACTGACGCCCTCACCAGCCTTGCCAACAGGCGCAAGTTTGATGCCGCGTATGAGAGCGAATGGAAGCGGGCCGTGCGTGGGCGGCTTGGCATGGCGATTGTGATTCTGGATGTTGACGACTTCAAGAACTACAATGACCAGTACGGCCATCAGGAAGGCGACGAATGCCTGCGCAAGCTGGCGCAGGTTCTGCAAGCGCATGCCCGACGCGCTACGGATGTCGCCGCCCGTTATGGCGGGGAGGAGTTTGCCCTGATTCTGCCTGGCATGGGAGCTACAGAGGCGCTTGCGCTGGCGGAGGATGTGGTGCGGGCTTTTGCACAGATGCGCATTGAGCATGTCACGGGCAGGCATGACAATGTTGTTACCGTGAGCGCCGGAGTTGCCGTGCTGGAACCCACGGGAAAGAAAAACAGGCGTGAACTGCTGCGCGCGGCAGATGCCGCCCTGTACGCCGCAAAGGCCAGGGGCAAGAATACCGTGGTGCACTCCGCCGGAGCGGAGGGGGCTACTGGTCGCGCGTGA